The sequence GACTGATTTACAATCCAAAAATCAATGCTTTGGCTCTAGCAATTAGGGATGCTCACTTCTTACCAATACTTTTTGAAGCCAAGCGGGTTGGCAAGGAAGTAATAGTTGTAGGGCCTAGAGAAGGTTTGAGCGAGGCTTTGCAGAATGCGGCGGATAAAGTGATAACCTTAGGAAAAGCTTGAGAGTGTCATCATAAGCTTTAACGTACAAGCTTCCAAACTATTATGAAGCTCTTGAATTTTTGGAACACACCACGAGTACCCTATATTCATGTCGTTAGAGTTATAAACGATTAAGTTTTCGGAAAGAATTCCTGCTTGTCTTTAGAGTCTTCTCTAGGTGCTGGATACCTTTTTCAATGCAACTATGCCATCTACACAAGCGAGCATACTTGATTGCATCCTGCAAGAACCATTTTAGGTCTTCAAGAGCATCCAGCTGTTCCTGAATTTTTGATATTGCATCAGGGTCTTTTGTGTGTCTGAGTAGTCTTTTATACCTTCTAATTTCACTTTTACAAGAAACGAGTAGCTCTTTGGCTTGATGTAGTAGGTTATAGTACCGTTCCAGCAATGAATTAGAAGTTTTTCTAGGTTCTAAAATTATAGTTGACACGAATATCCACCGCTAATAACTTACACTTAACTGATCAAATTTTTTACTATTCCATATATGACTCATGCCTACATTTAACATATGGATGTCAAATTAAGTACTTGATATAATGTAAACTTACTGTTACGCTTGTTAATAGTAAAAAATGTGTTCAGAAGACTACTAAACAAAAGTTGTCTTTAGTTTTAAAAAAGCTAAAAACGATAAACTCCAAATTATAAATCCCAGCGAAAAATGAAAAAAGGCTGTAAAACTCAAACGCCGTTGTTATCGTTTATCTCTATCCCCTCTTCTTCTTTTCCGTTATGGAGCTCTTTAATCTCAAAAACCTTTAGAGGCACTTTTTTCAGAGCTTTTCCAACAACGGCTTTGGCTATCCTCTCCGCGTGCTCAAGGCTTTGAGCATTGAACACCTTAAGCGTTAGGTAAATTCCAACCAAGCCCACATTTCCAATAACAAACGCGCTCTCAAATGGTGACCCACAAACAGGGCATTGTGAATAACCGATTTCAACCCTCACAAAGTCGAGTTTTTCCTTGTTTAGTGCCTTTGCCACCTTTGATACGGCAACGTTTATCGCATCTTCGGCACTTTCAACGTCTCTCACTATTATTGGAGCCTCAAGGACGACTATATAATCTCCCATCTTCCTCACCCGAATGCAAATAGTCTATCATCTTCACCTTTAAACACTCCAAGCCTTACTCCTGCGTCAATAAAGCCATGTGCGTAGTTCAAAGCGGCAAATGCTGTGACGTAGTCCCCTTTCTTGTAGTAGTATTCAGCGTCGCTATAGTAGCTTTTTGCCATGGTTAAAAAGTCTTGCGCTACAGAGAAGAGGAGGCTTTTTTCATGGACTGCTATCTCAAGCTTCTCAAGGGCTTCCCTTGTGATTTCAAAATACTTTTTAAGCTTCTCTTCGGTGATCTCTCGCTCCACCGGTCTCGCCTCTCTTGAGTACTTTGAAAACCTTATAAAGCTTAGCTTTTATACCCTTTTCGGTGGATGGATGAAGGTAATAGATCTCTTCGCAGGTGCGGGGGGATTCAGCAGAGGGTTTAAAGAAGAGGGATTTGAAATAGTCGCCGCTGTAGAGAATTTTCCTCCAAAAGCAAAGACCTATCAGATCAATTTTCCCGAAACGTTTGTCTTTGTGGAGGACATCAAGAGACTTGATGCGGAGAAGCTCAAAAAGGAGATTGGAGAAGTTGAAGTGATTATAGGCGGTCCTCCGTGTGAGCCCTTTACCGCAATAAACCTGAAGAGAAAGGAGAACCCCCTCGATAGGCTCTACAATGATCCAATTGGCAGATTGGTTCTCCATTTCATCAGATTTTTGAAGGCTTTTAAGCCAGCAATTTTCGTTATGGAGGAAGTTCCTCAGGTTATGGAAGGCCCTCTGAGAGAAGCCCTCCAAAAGGAGTTCAAAAAAGCTGGTTATGAGGTTTATTTCAACATATTGGATGCCTATGATTATAGAACGCCCCAGATAAGAAAGAGGGTCTTCATATCCAACGTTCCTTTGAATCCTCCGAAGGTCAGAGAGAAGCTTACGGTCTGGGATGCAATAGGCGATCTTCCCGATCCACGATTCTCTGAAAAAGAAATTCCAAACCATGAATACGTTCCACTTTCGGCCAAGAAAAGAAGAGCAATTGCGAAGCTTGGATGGGGAGAGGCTTTGCACTCCTTTGGAGGTAGATTTAAGAACTGGATAAGACTACACCCTTATAAGCCCGCCCCAACTGTTAGGGGGACGAGCAGGTTTATTCATCCCTTTGAGGATAGGCTTTTGACGGTTAGAGAGCAGGCGAGGCTTATGGGTTATCCGGACTATCACATCTTCCTTGGAGGGAGAAATGTCCAGTATGACAGCGTTGGGGAGTCGGTTCCACCGACGGTTGCAAGGGCTATAGCGGAAGTTGTTAAAGAGATGCTCAAGAAAACCCCATGAGCGAAAGATTTATATTTAAACTTCAACTTTAATGCTTTGGGCGGGCCCGTGGTCTAGCTGGTTATGACGCCACCCTTACGAGGTGGAGGTCCGGGGTTCGAATCCCCGCGGGCCCACCAGTACAAACTTCGCCTGCGCGAGGTTTGATCAAGGTTTGTGGTTCCTTCTAAGTTGCCCTTTTACTAGGGATTTTCATTCTAAAAAGCTCTCTTGGGATGGAATTCCACAAATACTAGCTGTCTTAGGGAAGTTTCTCNTACTTTGACGCCCTTCGGGNGTCTTTTTACAATGTAAACTCTTATAGGNTAGTTCTCTAAAGTTGGAATTCACAATTAAACGAAACGTTTTCAAAAATCCCCCTCCAAACCATCCCTACAAAAAGGAACCACCAACTTTAATGAAACTTTGCGAGGCAAAGTTTCAGCGCTGGCGGAATGTTAAGTGCTTTTCTAAGGATTTACACTAAATGAGCGGGGTTTCTTATTTACATGCTCTTTTATGAGGGTTTCACTCAGGAAAGCGTCCTGTGGACGCTAAAATTGGATTGAAACCTAATTGAAAGTGTGTATTTGGGAAGTAAACCCCTCTAAAAGTGCTTTTGGGTAGTGCACAACTGGTTTTTTGCCTGTTAGTAAGAAGGGAACTCTTTTGGTCAAACTTTTTCCAAAAGTTTGCTTGCCTGCGCGAGGTTTGATCAAGGTTTGTGGTTCCTTCTAAGTTGCCCTTTTACTAGGGATTCAAGCTTTATGGAAAGCTTTTTCCGGAATAACCTTGACGCTCGGAAACATGTTTGTACGAGGTTTGGGTTTGTTTGTCTGTTTCTGCAATTGTGTTAGTTTGTAGGGGATTTTTAGTCTAAAATTTGGTATTTCCAGAGATAGCGTTTGGAGAAGGGTTATAGTAAAAAACACGTGTAGAAAAGAGTATCAAATGGAGAAAGATTAATAAGATGAAATGGCTAACAAACAAGTAGGGATAAAGGATGGAAATACTAAAAGAAATAGAAATTAAAAACTATAGAGGGCTTAAGCATGTCAAATTTACCCCAAAGTCAATTAATATAATTGTTGGTCCAAATAACACAGGTAAATCTTCTATTTTAGAGGCTATTGGCCTAGCAATGACTGCTGGAAGCAAATTTAACGATTCAATTGAATTTAATCTTCTTAAGTATTTGTTCGAATTAAAAAAATATGATCCTAGGTATATCACGCATATAAATGAAAATATAGCCAGAATACAGGTTGTCTTAGAGGACAAGAAAAAAAGATATACTACTTCTTCTATTATAATAGAATATTATCCAAAAGGGCTTCCAGATGACGAGCGATATGGATTAGTTATGGAGTACTTGGAGAAATATGCAAAGCGTATAGTGGATAGAGAGCTTGGTAGAGAATATCGGTTATTGAGAGAAGCATCAGAATATTTCATTGAATCGATTAAAAAATATATAGATGAGGCAAAAGTAGAAGAATTGAAACGTGATTTTCTAAGAAAATATCTACCACGAGAGATCAGAGGGTACACAGAGGTAGGTACTCCCGATGAGTATCAAAAACTAATTGAACAACTCACAGATGAATTATCAGCTTATATGCTGTCTTCCCCAAAAATTGTGATCACAATATATAATCCAAATAACGAAATAGCGGGGTTGTATTTGTATATACCAGAGCGAATAAGATCAAGGGTATCTATCAGAACCTTGAGATATTATTCCCCTCCAATTTACATTGGAGGAATATACACTATTGTTCGTCCTAAACCTAAATTAGATATACCTCCCTTTAATGTTGTACTTAATTTCCAGAAATCTGCTGTGGCATCCAATGTTGGTAATTTATACGACCTAGTCGTATCAAAAGGAAAAATTAAGAATGCACTTGAAATACTTAAAGAAAGAATCCCATATATCGAAGATATTCGAAAAATTGAACAAGGAATGTACGTGCTTGTTTCACATCATAATGCCCCAATACCTCTTTCATCTATGGGTGATGGATTCGTTACATTGCTTAAGTTAAGTTTTTTAATAGCTCTAGCGGAGAGTGGAATAATTATTTTGGAGGAACCTGAAGTCTCTTTGCACCCCTATTTTATGGAGATAGTAGCTGAAGATATTGTAGCTAACTCAAAAAATGTCCAGTTTTTCATCTCAACTCACAGTTTAGACTTGCTAAACTCCCTCTTGGAGAAGGCTGAAGAGGAAGATAAGCTCCATGATATTAATGTTATACGCCTCCATTATAGAGAGGATACAAAAAAGGTATATGCAGAAGTTTTTGATGGAATAGATGCGAAAAATGAAATCGACGAAATTGGGACTGATTTAAGGTATACTTGAGGCTGGGGGTAAGCACATGAATATTTTTGTCCTAGAGGGCTTCAATGATTTGGTTTTTGTTAAAGCCCTATTGGAGTTCCATTTTGATAAAGAGCGTGTCCCTACTGCCCATGATACACATTTTCAAAGAGGAATAGCCAGCTTAATGAAAATGTTACGCAATCCTAGAGAATATAGGTATATCAAAACATCTTTTGGCGTTATTGTATACGGAGATAATGGTAAACAAAATGTAATCTCCAAGGTATTACCAAGACTAGTTCGGGATTTATTAGGTAAAATCCCTGAGGAAATAAGACTTCTAACAATCCTTGATGAAGACGGTGTTCCTTTGTCTCAAACTCTCAGAAAAATATGCAAAGAAATAACCAATAGACGTATACCTGATGCCAGAATACAAAACTCTACATCAAATGAAATCCTAATTGTCTCGACTGCCAACGATAATTACAAAATTCGAATTCGTGTCTACTTAATTCCTCAAAGTCTGGAAAAGCAAATAGTATCCCAAAGTGTTCACTTTACTGAGGTTCACCAAAAATATGGGACATTACTAGAGGATGATCCTCATGATGCACTAGAAAATATTGCTGGTATAATTGGTATTACTAAAGATGAACTAATCGGAAAAAGTGTGAAAGAAGAGTGGTTTAGGGAGGAATTATGGTATACTAATCTCTTGAAAGAGATTGAAGATTTCTTTTGTTTTGAAAGAAGAGAAAAAAATGAATAATCTTTCCAACAACCTTCTTCCAATTGAATGAGTTTAAAACATGCAATAAAAATCCTTGATTTTTACTTATACAACTAACTTTTCTTGATAAAGCATATTGCTCAAGTCGCCCTCTTCTCTTCCTCGGGAAACCTCCACTTCTTGCTTATCTTCGTCACCTGTTTAACGAGCTCCCTTTCCTCTTTGCCCTTTTCGAGGAGCTTCTCAAGAAATGATATCAAGTCGTCATAAGTCCCTCTTTCAACGGGGAAGGGTACTTTATCCTTCCCACCGACAGCATAGGCGAACTTGAATGGATCAGCGGGTGAGTTACCGGATCTTTCCATGATGGGTGGACATCATAGATAAGCTCAAGAACAAGAGACAGTGCCCTTAAGGTGCTCGGCCCTAAGCCTTTAATCAGTAAAAGTTCATCATAATTCTTCACACTCAGCTCTCTTGCCAGCTCCAATGCCCTCTTGTTGAGCTCAAGCTTTCCAAGGCTCTGGTACCTCTCCACCAGGGGCAGAATCTTTCTTTTTTCATAGGGCTTGTAAAACGGTACGTATCCCCTTGTTATGGCTTCCACGCTTTTGACTTCTCTTTCAATCTTTGCTGGACTTTCACCTATTAGGTCGAGTAGAGTTTTCTGATATTCTTTTGCCTCTTTAGCTATTGTGTTCAGAGCATATTCACTTTTTATCCCGCTTATGCCCTTGTGAGGCTCAAGGGTAAAGGACTCCACCTTCTCGGAAAACCAGTGATATCTTCTCGCGAGTTTGACCGAAGGGTTCATTCCCTGTTGCACAACTGCCCATCTCCCTTCTTCATCAACAAAGAAAACGTGATGGTAGAGCTGGTAGCCGTTTTGCAGGGCAACGGTGTCAACCTTCGCAACGAACTTGGAGGTCTTTATGTAATCGTTGGGGTTTAGCTCGTAGATCTCGCTTATTTTCTTCAGCTCTTCTGGGGTTTGTCTGCTCTTTGCTCCTTTTCCACCAGCGGCTTTTATTCCGAGCTCTTCTCTCGAGAGAACTTCTTTTATAATTCCAGCTGTCACGGTTGTTGAGCCCGATGAATCCCAATCCATGCCGATTAGATTGTTAAGCGCTTGAAACCACACCGGATCTGCCAGCCTTTCGAGAACCCCTTGAGTGCCGTATTCATCGACTAGAAGCTTTAAGACAAGCTCTGCTAACCTCTTCATTCTCAAAGCCAACCATCTCGGCACATGTCCGCCGTGAAGTGGGAGCTCCGCAATTCCTCTTCTCATCATAAATAACTAAGCTTCACTCATTAAAAGTTTTTGAGATAATTTAATAAATCAAAATGCGGAAGGCTCTCTCATGAGGGAGAGACCGAGAACTTTGCCTCCAACGCTAAGGGATAAGCACCGCTACATAGCTTTTCAAATCATTGGGGAGAGGGAGTTCAAAAAGGATGAGATAAAAAAAGCCATATGGGATGCATCTCTTAGAACTCTGGGCGAGCTCGGTACCGCGAGGGTAAAACCCTGGTTTATAAAATTCGATGAAAAAACCCAGACTGGGATTGTTAGATGCGATAGGAAGTATGTTGAAGAGCTCCGATTTGCTCTCACTTTGGTTACCGAGATAAACGGTTCAAAAGCAATAATAAGAACACTTGGAGTGTCGGGAACTATAAGGAGGCTCAAGCTAAAATTCTTAAGGGAGTTCGGATGGAAATAGAGATAGAAAAATTTAATTATCAACCCGATAACTTACACATCGGAGAGTATATAAAGGGAATTGAGGAATTCCTAATATAGCCAATTACGATAACTTTAGAGGTGATGAAAAATGGCGTTTGTACCACCGCAAGCTGGATATGATAGGGCGATAACGGTTTTCAGCCCTGATGGAAGACTTTTCCAGGTGCAGTATGCTAGGGAGGCAGTTAAGAGGGGAGCAACTGCCGTTGGGGTAAAGTGTAAAGACGGTGTTGTTCTGGCTGTAGAAAAGAGAGTAACGAGCAAGCTCATAGAGCCGGAAAGCTATGAGAAGATTTTCCAGATTGATGACCATATAGCCGCAGCTTCAAGCGGAATAATAGCTGATGCAAGAGTTCTTGTTGATAGAGCACGTTTGGAGGCTCAGATTTATCGCCTTACTTATGGAGAACCCGTTCCACTCACCGTTTTAGTGAAAAAGATTTGTGACCTAAAGCAGATGCACACGCAATACGGTGGAGTTAGACCTTTTGGTGCTGCCCTTTTAATGGCGGGCGTAAACGAAAAGCCCGAACTGTTTGAAACAGACCCAAGTGGAGCTTACTTTGAATGGAAAGCCGTTGCAATAGGAAGCGGAAGAAACACGGCAATGGCAATATTTGAGGAAAAGTACAAGGATGACATGACACTCGAAGATGCCATAAAGCTTGCAGTGCTCGCTCTTGCAAAGACAATGGAAGAACCATCTCCAGATAGCATTGAAGTGGCAGTAATCACAGTGAAGGAGAAGAAGTTCAAGAAGATCAGCAAAGAAGAAGTTGCCAAATGTCTTGAGGAGGCATTAAAAGAAGCTGAAGCGGAGGAGGTTCCAGAGAAGGAAGAGGACTACAGCGAGCTAGACAGCAACTACTGAGGTGATCAGCATGCCCATAAGCGTCGATAAGGCAGTGATTGCTCGATTGAAGACACATGGTGAAGTTTTTGAAATACTAGTGGATCCATATCTAGCCAGAGACTTCAAAGAGGGTAAAGATGTTCCGATTGAAGAAATCCTTGCCACTCCTTATGTTTTTAAAGACGCCCATAAGGGAGATAAAGCCAGTGAACACGAAATGCAGAAGATTTTCGGGACAAGTGATCCCTATGAAGTGGCAAAGATAATCCTCAAGAAGGGAGAAGTACAGCTTACCGCACAGCAGAGAAGAGAAATGCTGGAAGAGAAGAAAAAGCAGATAGCAATGATAATCCACAGGCATGCTGTAGACCCGAGAACTGGCTATCCTCATCCTCCGGAGAGAATTTTGAAGGCAATGGAAGAAGTTGGGGTTAGGGTAGATATATTCAAAGATGCCGAAGCTCAAGTTCCAGATGTTATAAAGGCTTTGAGAGGAGCTCTACCGCTTAAAATAGAAACCAAGGTCATAGCAGTGAAGATACCCTCTGAATACAGTGGAAAAGCTTACGGTGAAGTTAGAAAGTTTGGAAATATAAAGAGGGAAGAGTGGGCAAGTGATGGCTCATGGATGTTTTTTAATAGAAATTCCTGGAGGAGTTGAGGAAGAATTTTATGAGAAATTAAACGCCCTCACAAAGGGCACTGCAATAACTAAACTTATAGAGAGGAAGGGACTATGAAGAAGATTTTTGTAAAAAATAGGGAATTAGTGGTTCCAGGAACGCTTTTGGCCCAGGGACCGTTCAAAAATGGAAGAGGAACTTTTAAAGAGGGAAACAGAATTTACTCGACGGTAGTTGGATTGGTTAGGATTTCAAACGACACAGTGTCAGTAGTTCCGCTAGAAGGCCCGTATATTCCGGAAGTGGGAGATAGTGTAATAGGGAAAATAGTTGACGTAAAGTTTTCAAACTGGGTTGTCGATATAGGTGCTCCCTATCAAGCCACGCTGAGGGTTCAAGATGCTGTTGAAGGAAAAATCGACATTTTAAAGACAGATTTGAGAAAACTATTTGATATAGGTGACATAATCTACGCAAAAGTAAAGGCATTTAATGAAATCAATCAAATAGACCTGATAACAAAAGGAATGCCTTTCAATGGAGGACCTCTAAAGGGAGGACAGCTTGTAAAGATAACACCTTCTAAAGTGCCTCGCCTTATAGGCAAGGGAGGCTCAATGATAAACATGATCAAGAACCTTACAAACACGAGGATAATAGTAGGGCAGAATGGATGGGTATGGGTTAGTGGAAGAAACGAGGAACTGGAAAAGCTGGCTATAGAGGCTATTCTAAAAGTAGACAGAGAAAGCCACACTCAGGGATTAACTGACAGGGTTAGGGAGATGCTGATTAAGAGATTGCATGAGCTTAAAGAACAGGGGATTATTGAAGAAGTTCCCCAAATTGAAGAGGGTGAAAAGAAATGATGGGAAGGCCTGAGGGACTCAAGCTTATTGATGAGAATGGCAAGAGGCTTGATGGAAGAAAGAAGTACGAGCTGAGACCGATTAAAATGGAAGTTGGAGTTTTGAAGAGCGCAGACGGTTCTGCATACGTAGAATGGGGGAAGAATAAAATTTTAGCGGCAGTTTATGGGCCTAGAGAGATTCATCCAAAGCACCTTCAGAAGCCTGACAGAGCGATTT comes from Thermococcus litoralis DSM 5473 and encodes:
- a CDS encoding DUF555 domain-containing protein, which gives rise to MGDYIVVLEAPIIVRDVESAEDAINVAVSKVAKALNKEKLDFVRVEIGYSQCPVCGSPFESAFVIGNVGLVGIYLTLKVFNAQSLEHAERIAKAVVGKALKKVPLKVFEIKELHNGKEEEGIEINDNNGV
- a CDS encoding DUF357 domain-containing protein, whose protein sequence is MEREITEEKLKKYFEITREALEKLEIAVHEKSLLFSVAQDFLTMAKSYYSDAEYYYKKGDYVTAFAALNYAHGFIDAGVRLGVFKGEDDRLFAFG
- a CDS encoding DNA cytosine methyltransferase, which produces MKVIDLFAGAGGFSRGFKEEGFEIVAAVENFPPKAKTYQINFPETFVFVEDIKRLDAEKLKKEIGEVEVIIGGPPCEPFTAINLKRKENPLDRLYNDPIGRLVLHFIRFLKAFKPAIFVMEEVPQVMEGPLREALQKEFKKAGYEVYFNILDAYDYRTPQIRKRVFISNVPLNPPKVREKLTVWDAIGDLPDPRFSEKEIPNHEYVPLSAKKRRAIAKLGWGEALHSFGGRFKNWIRLHPYKPAPTVRGTSRFIHPFEDRLLTVREQARLMGYPDYHIFLGGRNVQYDSVGESVPPTVARAIAEVVKEMLKKTP
- a CDS encoding AAA family ATPase, whose product is MEILKEIEIKNYRGLKHVKFTPKSINIIVGPNNTGKSSILEAIGLAMTAGSKFNDSIEFNLLKYLFELKKYDPRYITHINENIARIQVVLEDKKKRYTTSSIIIEYYPKGLPDDERYGLVMEYLEKYAKRIVDRELGREYRLLREASEYFIESIKKYIDEAKVEELKRDFLRKYLPREIRGYTEVGTPDEYQKLIEQLTDELSAYMLSSPKIVITIYNPNNEIAGLYLYIPERIRSRVSIRTLRYYSPPIYIGGIYTIVRPKPKLDIPPFNVVLNFQKSAVASNVGNLYDLVVSKGKIKNALEILKERIPYIEDIRKIEQGMYVLVSHHNAPIPLSSMGDGFVTLLKLSFLIALAESGIIILEEPEVSLHPYFMEIVAEDIVANSKNVQFFISTHSLDLLNSLLEKAEEEDKLHDINVIRLHYREDTKKVYAEVFDGIDAKNEIDEIGTDLRYT
- a CDS encoding ribonuclease P protein component 2, encoding MRERPRTLPPTLRDKHRYIAFQIIGEREFKKDEIKKAIWDASLRTLGELGTARVKPWFIKFDEKTQTGIVRCDRKYVEELRFALTLVTEINGSKAIIRTLGVSGTIRRLKLKFLREFGWK
- the psmA gene encoding archaeal proteasome endopeptidase complex subunit alpha, which produces MAFVPPQAGYDRAITVFSPDGRLFQVQYAREAVKRGATAVGVKCKDGVVLAVEKRVTSKLIEPESYEKIFQIDDHIAAASSGIIADARVLVDRARLEAQIYRLTYGEPVPLTVLVKKICDLKQMHTQYGGVRPFGAALLMAGVNEKPELFETDPSGAYFEWKAVAIGSGRNTAMAIFEEKYKDDMTLEDAIKLAVLALAKTMEEPSPDSIEVAVITVKEKKFKKISKEEVAKCLEEALKEAEAEEVPEKEEDYSELDSNY
- the rrp4 gene encoding exosome complex RNA-binding protein Rrp4, with product MKKIFVKNRELVVPGTLLAQGPFKNGRGTFKEGNRIYSTVVGLVRISNDTVSVVPLEGPYIPEVGDSVIGKIVDVKFSNWVVDIGAPYQATLRVQDAVEGKIDILKTDLRKLFDIGDIIYAKVKAFNEINQIDLITKGMPFNGGPLKGGQLVKITPSKVPRLIGKGGSMINMIKNLTNTRIIVGQNGWVWVSGRNEELEKLAIEAILKVDRESHTQGLTDRVREMLIKRLHELKEQGIIEEVPQIEEGEKK